A single window of Pyrus communis chromosome 10, drPyrComm1.1, whole genome shotgun sequence DNA harbors:
- the LOC137748138 gene encoding light-mediated development protein DET1 isoform X4 produces MLFAGFSTAKFRLVRYTRRFYENVVPDYTIYEVECPDQIYRKFTDDGQYLICFSRNHQDLIVYRPAWLSYSCKEDCNTNDLPPKAKKFESFFSQLYCVSLASSNDLICKDFFLYTGSNQFGIFATSTAQIHDALPVGGAVQGVPSIEKITFHLLRLEDGVVLDQKSFQNDFINLAHNMGVFLYDDLLAIVSLRYQTIHILQIRDSGNLVDVRSIGTFCREDDQLFLTSNTQTDLHQGQPSSDYCFLSGIKQRLLSFVFRGIWNEESDQSSRVQLLKKKFYFHFQDYVDLIIWKVQFLDRHHLLIKFGSVDGVVSRNVDHHRSFFAVYNMETTEIVAFYQNSADELYLLFEQFGDHFHATSRNSLYLNFTSSHSNNMHAREQLRSNKNKASSSSASSQFVKKVLASLPFSCQSESPSPYFDQSLFKFDEKSISPMDRHRPSPDQHIKFCLRRKPKVLKFKMKPGPEAGSADNRTKKISSFLFHPFLPLALSIQQSMSLQPSVLNIHFRK; encoded by the exons ATCAGATTTACCGTAAATTCACTGATGATGGACAATACCTCATATGTTTCAGCAGAAATCATCAAGATCTGATTGTTTATAGACCAGCATGGCTTTCATATTCATGCAAAGAAGATTGCAATACTAATGATCTTCCCCCAAAAGCAAAGAAGTTTGAGAGCTTCTTTAGCCAGTTATACTGTGTATCACTTGCTTCTAGCAACGATCTTATATGCAAAGACTTTTTTCTTTACACGGGGAGTAACCAATTTGGAATATTTGCTACCTCTACTGCACAAATTCATGATGCACTCCCTGTTGGAGGAGCTGTTCAGGGAGTCCCATCGATAGAAAAGATAACATTTCACCTCTTGAG ATTGGAGGATGGAGTTGTTCTGGATCAGAAGTCCTTTCAGAATGATTTTATTAATCTGGCCCATAATATGGGTGTCTTCTTGTATGACGATTTACTGGCGATTGTGTCTCTTCGCTATCAGACGATACACATTCTGCAAATCAGGGATTCTGGCAACCTTGTTGATGTACGATCAATTGGTACATTTTGTCGTGAAGATGATCAGCTTTTTCTCACTTCAAATACTCAG ACTGATTTACATCAGGGCCAGCCTTCTTCAGATTATTGTTTTCTTAGCGGAATCAAACAACGGTTGCTATCTTTCGTATTTAGAGGAATATGGAATGAAGAATCAGATCAGTCATCG AGGGTCCAATTGCTGAAGAAGAAGTTCTATTTCCATTTTCAAGACTATGTTGACTTGATTATCTGGAAG GTACAGTTCTTGGACCGGCACCACCTGCTAATAAAGTTTGGTAGTGTAGATGGAGTG GTATCTCGCAATGTAGATCATCACCGATCCTTTTTTGCAGTATATAACATGGAGACAACTGAAATTGTAGCTTTTTATCAG AATTCGGCAGATGAGCTTTATCTCTTGTTTGAGCAATTCGGCGACCACTTCCATGCAACCTCGAGAAATTCATTGTATTTAAATTTCACTTCATCTCACTCAAATAACATGCATGCTCGAGAACAACTCAgaagtaataaaaataaagcaaGTAGCTCTTCAGCCTCTTCACAG TTTGTGAAGAAGGTGCTAGCCTCTTTGCCTTTTAGTTGTCAGTCGGAGAGTCCTTCTCCCTACTTTGACCAATCACTTTTTAAGTTTGATGAAAAG TCAATTTCTCCAATGGATCGGCATAGACCCTCACCAGATCAACACATAAAGTTCTGCTTAAGAAGGAAACCAAAAGTACTCAAATTTAAGATGAAACCAG GTCCAGAAGCTGGTAGCGCAGACAATCGGACTAAAAAGATCTCTTCGTTtctttttcatccatttttgcCTCTTGCTCTGTCCATCCAGCAGAGTATGTCCTTGCAGCCATCAGTTTTGAATATTCACTTCCGGAAATAA